In Kogia breviceps isolate mKogBre1 chromosome 19, mKogBre1 haplotype 1, whole genome shotgun sequence, a single genomic region encodes these proteins:
- the C19H17orf100 gene encoding uncharacterized protein C17orf100 homolog → MASPLGGKPSPPRAESARYEETATVRVETSSHQVETTSRQVRRSSRQVETTQRRSEGRSVSPSGKRLPRVFEVSYQHVETASQRRETASRRVRASSLRVETSLHRVESPPRREQPAARQNVQKAL, encoded by the coding sequence ATGGCCTCACCCCTTGGGGGAAAGCCCTCTCCGCCCCGGGCTGAGTCCGCCCGCTACGAGGAGACGGCGACGGTCCGCGTGGAGACCTCGTCCCACCAAGTGGAGACGACCTCCCGTCAGGTGCGGAGGTCTTCCCGGCAGGTGGAGACTACCCAGCGCCGCAGCGAGGGGCGCTCCGTCTCCCCCTCTGGGAAACGGCTCCCTCGCGTCTTCGAGGTGTCCTACCAGCACGTGGAAACCGCCTCGCAGCGCAGGGAGACGGCCTCCCGCCGCGTCAGGGCCTCGTCTCTGCGGGTGGAGACGTCTCTGCACCGCGTGGAGAGCCCGCCGCGGCGGGAGCAGCCGGCCGCTCGCCAAAATGTCCAAAAGGCCCTATGA